Proteins encoded together in one Streptomyces umbrinus window:
- a CDS encoding cation:proton antiporter → MGGAFLAAAVLARAGARIGLPTIPLFILAGILLGPHTPGIVLVSDPHDMEMLSSLGLVLLLFYLGLEFHMDDLKAGGRRMALAGGTYLALNVGAGLGFGFALGWGTSEALVLAGVLGISSSAIVTKVLVDTGRLGNPETKPILGIIVVEDVFLALYLAALQPILSGANSLGAAVLDGGKAFAFLLLLALAARFGTRVVGRLFDTKDDELLVISFLGAAVFMAGVSEWFGVADAIGAFMVGLMLGSTSSGERIRKLVHPLRDAFGAMFFFAFGLSIDPGDLPTVLWPVLAAVALTLVMNVLAGLGAARVYGFGAGPAANISTTLLARGEFALILATMAAVAGLDDRLSPFIAGYVLLLAVLGPLAAGRSGWLARVLPGGRSDAEVERDVARVG, encoded by the coding sequence ATGGGCGGCGCCTTTCTGGCCGCCGCCGTTCTCGCCCGCGCGGGTGCCCGTATCGGGCTCCCCACGATTCCCCTCTTCATCCTGGCCGGCATACTGCTCGGCCCCCACACGCCCGGCATCGTGCTCGTCTCGGACCCGCACGACATGGAGATGCTCTCCTCACTCGGCCTGGTCCTGCTGCTCTTCTACCTCGGCCTCGAGTTCCACATGGACGACCTCAAGGCGGGCGGGCGCCGGATGGCTCTCGCCGGAGGGACGTACCTCGCGCTGAACGTCGGCGCGGGCCTGGGCTTCGGATTCGCCCTCGGCTGGGGCACCTCCGAGGCGCTGGTCCTCGCCGGGGTGCTGGGCATCTCGTCGTCCGCGATCGTGACGAAGGTGCTCGTGGACACGGGGCGGCTCGGGAACCCCGAGACCAAGCCGATCCTCGGCATCATCGTCGTCGAGGACGTCTTCCTCGCCCTCTACCTGGCGGCCCTCCAGCCGATCCTGTCCGGCGCGAACTCCCTCGGCGCGGCCGTCCTCGACGGCGGCAAGGCCTTCGCCTTCCTGCTGCTGCTCGCCCTCGCGGCGCGGTTCGGTACGCGGGTGGTGGGGCGGCTCTTCGACACGAAGGACGACGAGCTGCTGGTCATCTCCTTCCTCGGGGCGGCCGTGTTCATGGCGGGGGTCTCGGAGTGGTTCGGGGTGGCGGACGCGATCGGGGCGTTCATGGTCGGGCTGATGCTCGGCAGCACGTCCTCCGGGGAGCGGATACGGAAGCTTGTGCATCCGTTGCGGGACGCCTTCGGCGCGATGTTCTTCTTCGCGTTCGGGCTGTCCATCGATCCCGGTGACCTGCCCACCGTGCTCTGGCCCGTGCTGGCCGCGGTGGCGCTGACGCTCGTCATGAACGTGCTTGCCGGTCTTGGGGCGGCTCGGGTGTACGGGTTCGGGGCCGGGCCCGCCGCCAATATCTCCACGACTCTTCTTGCTCGGGGGGAGTTCGCGCTCATCCTTGCGACGATGGCCGCGGTGGCGGGGCTCGATGATCGGCTGTCGCCGTTCATCGCGGGGTATGTGTTGTTGCTGGCTGTTCTTGGGCCGTTGGCTGCGGGGCGGTCGGGGTGGCTGGCCCGGGTGTTGCCCGGGGGGCGGTCCGACGCGGAGGTCGAGCGGGACGTGGCACGGGTCGGCTGA
- a CDS encoding amino acid permease: protein MTSQPTMTKAGNGPDGPGEPGGPDAGLQAGLKNRHLSMIAIGGVIGAGLFVGSSSGIATAGPGILLSYALVGTMVVLVMRMLGEMSAANPTSGSFSAHADRALGRWAGFSIGWLYWFFWVVVLAIEATAGAVILESWIPAVPQWGWALIVMVVLTATNLVSVGSYGEFEFWFAGIKVVAIGAFIVIGGLAVFGVLPGVDSDTAGLGNLTDHGGFLPNGPGAILTGILLVVFSFMGSEIATLAAGESENPQRAVTKSTNSIIWRIGVFYLGSIFVVVTLLPWDSDAIQKDGSYVAALNSLGIPNAGEIMKFIVLTSVLSCLNSGLYTASRMAFSLGQRGDAPKAFARTTGRGVPMPAIIASVVFGFVAVFFNYEFPDSVFLFLVNSSGAVALFVWLVICLSQLRMRKIIERETPEKLVVRMWLYPYLTYATIALIVFVLGYMLTDTEHDGRQTVLLSLLVAAVVVGIALVLEKVRRGKARAELQEEQDSTV from the coding sequence ATGACCTCGCAGCCGACTATGACGAAGGCCGGAAACGGCCCCGACGGACCCGGAGAACCCGGGGGACCCGACGCCGGTCTCCAGGCCGGGCTCAAGAACCGTCACCTCTCGATGATCGCCATCGGCGGAGTCATCGGCGCCGGCCTGTTCGTCGGCTCCAGCTCCGGTATCGCCACCGCGGGCCCCGGCATCCTCCTGTCGTACGCCCTCGTCGGCACGATGGTCGTCCTCGTGATGCGGATGCTCGGCGAGATGTCCGCCGCGAACCCGACCTCGGGTTCGTTCTCCGCGCACGCGGACCGTGCGCTCGGCCGGTGGGCCGGGTTCTCGATCGGCTGGCTGTACTGGTTCTTCTGGGTCGTCGTGCTCGCCATCGAGGCGACCGCGGGTGCCGTGATCCTGGAGAGCTGGATCCCCGCCGTACCGCAGTGGGGCTGGGCGCTCATCGTCATGGTCGTCCTGACCGCGACGAACCTGGTCTCCGTCGGCTCGTACGGCGAGTTCGAGTTCTGGTTCGCCGGGATCAAGGTCGTCGCGATCGGCGCGTTCATCGTCATCGGCGGGCTCGCGGTCTTCGGCGTACTGCCGGGTGTCGACAGCGACACGGCAGGGCTCGGGAACCTCACCGACCACGGCGGGTTCCTGCCGAACGGGCCGGGCGCGATCCTCACCGGCATCCTGCTCGTCGTCTTCTCCTTCATGGGCAGCGAGATCGCCACCCTCGCGGCGGGCGAGTCGGAGAACCCGCAGCGCGCGGTCACCAAGTCCACCAACAGCATCATCTGGCGGATCGGCGTCTTCTACCTCGGCTCGATCTTCGTCGTGGTCACGCTGCTGCCCTGGGACTCGGACGCCATCCAGAAGGACGGCTCGTACGTCGCCGCGCTGAACTCGCTCGGCATCCCGAACGCCGGCGAGATCATGAAGTTCATCGTGCTGACGTCCGTACTGTCCTGTCTCAACTCCGGCCTCTACACGGCCTCCCGCATGGCCTTCTCGCTCGGCCAGCGCGGTGACGCCCCGAAGGCCTTCGCCCGTACCACCGGCCGCGGTGTGCCGATGCCGGCGATCATCGCCTCGGTCGTCTTCGGCTTCGTGGCGGTGTTCTTCAACTACGAGTTCCCCGACTCGGTCTTCCTCTTCCTGGTCAACTCCTCCGGTGCGGTCGCCCTGTTCGTCTGGCTCGTCATCTGCCTCTCGCAGCTGCGGATGCGGAAGATCATCGAGCGCGAGACGCCGGAGAAGCTGGTCGTGCGGATGTGGCTGTACCCGTATCTGACGTACGCGACGATCGCGCTGATCGTCTTCGTCCTCGGCTACATGCTCACCGACACCGAGCACGACGGCCGCCAGACCGTACTGCTGTCGCTTCTTGTGGCTGCCGTCGTCGTCGGCATCGCGCTGGTACTGGAGAAGGTGCGGCGCGGGAAGGCCCGGGCCGAGCTCCAGGAGGAGCAGGACTCCACGGTCTAG
- a CDS encoding ABC transporter ATP-binding protein — MGLRRKRYEDGDAVQVQGTSGPVGDWAVELRGVRRQYGRGASAVHALRGIDLALPRGSFTAVMGPSGSGKSTFLQCSAGLDRPSGGTVRLGGTDITGMSENKLTALRRSRLGFVFQAFNLLPSLTVEQNVVLPMRLAGHRPDRRRAAAVLGQVGLDGLGRRRPGQLSGGQQQRVAIARALVTRPDVVFADEPTGALDTTTAAEVLGLLRQAVDGLGATVVMVTHDPAAAAWSDRVLFLADGSIVDHLERAPADRIAARMASLAAPSFSGAAA, encoded by the coding sequence ATGGGGCTGCGCAGGAAGCGGTACGAGGACGGGGACGCCGTACAGGTACAGGGCACGAGCGGGCCGGTGGGGGACTGGGCCGTCGAACTGCGGGGCGTGCGGCGGCAGTACGGGCGCGGTGCCTCCGCCGTGCACGCCCTGCGCGGTATCGACCTCGCGCTCCCGCGCGGCAGCTTCACCGCCGTGATGGGACCGTCCGGCTCGGGCAAGTCCACGTTCCTGCAGTGCTCGGCCGGTCTCGACCGGCCGAGCGGCGGCACGGTCAGGCTCGGCGGCACGGACATCACCGGCATGAGCGAGAACAAGCTCACGGCGCTGAGGCGTTCGCGCCTCGGGTTCGTCTTCCAGGCGTTCAACCTGCTGCCGTCGCTGACCGTCGAGCAGAACGTGGTGCTGCCGATGCGCCTGGCCGGCCATCGGCCCGACCGGCGCCGGGCGGCCGCGGTCCTCGGTCAGGTGGGCCTCGACGGCCTCGGGCGCCGACGCCCCGGCCAGCTCTCCGGCGGGCAGCAGCAGCGCGTCGCCATCGCCCGCGCCCTCGTCACCCGGCCCGATGTCGTTTTCGCCGATGAGCCCACGGGGGCGCTCGACACCACCACCGCGGCCGAGGTTCTCGGTCTGCTGAGGCAGGCCGTGGACGGGCTCGGTGCCACCGTCGTCATGGTCACCCACGACCCGGCGGCCGCCGCCTGGTCCGACCGCGTCCTGTTCCTCGCCGACGGCTCGATCGTCGACCACCTGGAGCGTGCCCCGGCCGACCGGATCGCCGCCCGCATGGCGTCGCTGGCCGCGCCCTCCTTCTCGGGAGCGGCAGCCTGA
- a CDS encoding Fpg/Nei family DNA glycosylase: MPEGHTIHRLAEDFIGGFGGRRARVTSPQGKFADAAALLNGTEFTTAEAHGKHLFLRFESEDWIHIHLGLFGKVNFGTTPAPPPTDTVRLRLANDTTYVDLRGPTTCTLITDTEKQAIHARLGPDPLREDAEPALAYTRVSRSRTTIAALLMDQKIIAGVGNVYRAEVLFRHGIDPYRAGRDITRAEWDAIWADLVTLMREGVRNNRIDTVRPEHEPEAMGRPPRKDDHGGEVYVYRRANLPCLICGGEIRTADLAARNLFWCPTCQKT, translated from the coding sequence GTGCCCGAAGGGCACACCATTCATCGGCTGGCCGAGGACTTCATCGGCGGCTTCGGTGGACGCAGGGCACGCGTCACCAGCCCCCAGGGCAAGTTCGCAGACGCCGCGGCCCTCCTGAACGGCACGGAATTCACCACGGCGGAAGCCCACGGCAAGCACCTCTTCCTCCGCTTCGAGTCCGAGGACTGGATCCACATCCACCTCGGCCTCTTCGGCAAAGTGAACTTCGGCACCACCCCCGCACCCCCACCCACGGACACGGTCCGCCTGAGACTCGCGAACGACACCACGTACGTGGACCTCCGCGGCCCGACCACCTGCACGCTGATCACGGACACGGAGAAGCAGGCGATACACGCCCGCCTGGGCCCGGACCCCCTGCGCGAGGACGCGGAACCGGCTCTCGCGTACACCCGCGTCTCCCGCAGCCGTACGACGATCGCCGCCCTCCTCATGGACCAGAAGATCATCGCGGGCGTCGGCAACGTCTACCGCGCCGAGGTCCTCTTCCGGCACGGCATCGACCCGTACAGGGCGGGCAGGGACATCACGCGGGCCGAGTGGGACGCGATCTGGGCGGACCTGGTCACGCTCATGCGCGAGGGCGTCCGCAACAACCGCATCGACACCGTCCGCCCGGAGCACGAGCCTGAGGCGATGGGCCGCCCGCCGCGCAAGGACGACCACGGCGGCGAGGTCTACGTGTACCGCAGGGCCAACCTGCCCTGCCTCATCTGTGGCGGCGAGATCCGCACCGCCGATCTCGCCGCCCGCAACCTCTTCTGGTGCCCGACCTGTCAGAAGACCTGA
- a CDS encoding ribose-5-phosphate isomerase, with protein sequence MRVYLGSDHAGFELKNHLVEWLRAAGHEPVDCGPLIYDAQDDYPPFCLRAAERTAADPGSLGIVIGGSGNGEQIAANKVEGVRAALAWSEQTAALGREHNDANVVAVGARMHTEEEATKFVEIFLGTPFSGDERHTRRIDMLSTYETTGNLPAIPAHHPQG encoded by the coding sequence ATGCGCGTGTATCTCGGCTCCGACCATGCCGGTTTCGAACTCAAGAACCACCTCGTCGAGTGGCTCAGGGCGGCCGGGCACGAGCCCGTCGACTGCGGGCCCCTCATCTATGACGCCCAGGACGACTACCCGCCGTTCTGCCTCCGCGCCGCGGAGCGCACGGCGGCCGACCCGGGCTCGCTGGGCATCGTGATCGGCGGCTCGGGCAACGGGGAGCAGATCGCGGCGAACAAGGTCGAGGGTGTGCGGGCCGCGCTCGCGTGGAGCGAGCAGACCGCGGCGCTCGGGCGCGAGCACAACGACGCCAACGTGGTGGCTGTCGGTGCCCGCATGCACACCGAGGAGGAGGCGACCAAGTTCGTCGAGATCTTCCTCGGCACCCCGTTCTCCGGCGACGAGCGCCACACCCGCCGCATCGACATGCTGTCGACGTACGAGACGACGGGCAACCTCCCGGCAATCCCGGCCCACCACCCGCAGGGCTAG
- a CDS encoding serine/threonine-protein kinase has product MTGRYRLTESIGQGGMGRVWRAVDEVLDRQVAVKEMRIDGMDQEDTRTRRERTLREARATARIDHPNVVRVYDVVDQGERLWIVMELVDGRSLDRVLAEDGPLSPRGTARIGLGLVAALGQVHAGGVLHRDIKPANVLVEQRAGRVVLTDFGIAAIQDAEALTMAGMLVGSPDYMAPERVSGRPQGPPSDLWSLGATLCAALGGRSPFSRATTLATLHAVLYEEPEIPSGAGELREVLSALLLKDPSVRPGLEELAEILGPVADGSTGASAPPGATAGLGTAVGPGAVVGPERAEPTGPAEPVRPVGLGEGERTTPGAAAKPGTGAGEGAGAGSESGPAAGPAPGPGSGSESGSVSGSVSGSGSGPESGARPGAVPAAARTAESSPGVAGQAPPESHAAAPAPPIEPPPPTERPTPLFLRIPALEPPPVPPPTTGGGGGGGGGDPRLAAPVEDAVPVRRTPTIEGPAPAPTPAQAPEEPAPEPLPTEPTGPTGPTGMGGGPTTPAGPTPPDPENASSEAPPQGTPEIPSAGAAGNNSVPTRPRSAPMPPGEPLGPAVPSDPRRNRTWSRNRKGAVAVAGVVVAGVVAALVIPALGGSPDDKDKASPPSSSSATTGGTPTTPPPTVAGTARPPTLPEGSRTEAGMYAWVPPEGWERVVQSGAEVHYTSPDRKQEILANAAPARGDLMDQWTKTEKDTSKGLDYQRIRLEETTFRDAPAVVWEYTVTAKGLPWHARLLGFNADGKYYEITTWYRPEIEDRALPVYEEVKDSFTPL; this is encoded by the coding sequence GTGACGGGCCGTTACCGGCTGACCGAGAGCATCGGTCAGGGGGGAATGGGACGGGTGTGGCGGGCGGTCGACGAAGTCCTCGACCGACAGGTCGCCGTCAAGGAAATGCGTATAGACGGCATGGACCAGGAGGACACCCGGACCCGTCGCGAACGCACCCTGCGCGAGGCCAGGGCCACGGCCCGGATCGACCACCCCAACGTCGTGCGCGTGTACGACGTGGTGGACCAGGGCGAACGGCTGTGGATCGTGATGGAACTGGTCGACGGCCGCTCCCTGGACAGGGTCCTGGCGGAGGACGGGCCGCTGAGCCCGCGCGGCACGGCACGGATCGGGCTCGGACTGGTCGCCGCGCTCGGCCAGGTGCACGCGGGGGGCGTGCTGCACCGGGACATCAAGCCCGCCAACGTCCTGGTCGAGCAGCGCGCGGGCCGGGTCGTCCTCACCGACTTCGGCATCGCCGCGATCCAGGACGCCGAGGCGCTGACGATGGCGGGGATGCTGGTCGGCTCCCCCGACTACATGGCACCGGAGCGGGTCTCCGGTCGCCCCCAGGGCCCGCCGTCCGACCTCTGGTCCCTCGGCGCCACCCTCTGCGCGGCCCTCGGCGGGCGCTCCCCCTTCTCCCGCGCGACCACCCTCGCCACCCTGCACGCCGTGCTGTACGAGGAGCCGGAGATCCCGTCCGGGGCGGGGGAGTTGAGGGAGGTCCTGTCGGCCCTGCTGCTCAAGGACCCGTCGGTACGGCCCGGCCTGGAGGAACTGGCGGAGATCCTCGGGCCGGTGGCGGACGGGAGTACCGGGGCGTCCGCGCCGCCGGGCGCGACGGCCGGGCTGGGTACGGCGGTTGGGCCGGGCGCGGTGGTTGGTCCGGAGCGGGCCGAGCCGACTGGGCCGGCCGAGCCGGTTCGGCCGGTCGGCCTCGGGGAGGGGGAGCGGACCACTCCGGGAGCGGCGGCGAAGCCCGGAACGGGAGCGGGAGAGGGAGCGGGAGCAGGTTCTGAATCCGGTCCGGCTGCGGGTCCCGCTCCAGGACCCGGGTCCGGGTCCGAGTCCGGGTCCGTTTCCGGGTCCGTTTCCGGGTCCGGGTCCGGGCCTGAATCCGGGGCGCGACCGGGAGCCGTACCGGCGGCTGCCCGTACGGCCGAGTCCTCACCCGGTGTCGCCGGTCAGGCACCACCGGAGTCCCACGCGGCGGCCCCGGCACCACCGATCGAACCTCCGCCGCCGACCGAACGTCCGACACCTCTGTTCCTGCGGATCCCTGCCCTGGAGCCGCCGCCCGTCCCCCCGCCGACGACGGGCGGGGGCGGGGGCGGGGGCGGGGGCGATCCGAGGCTGGCGGCGCCGGTGGAGGACGCGGTACCGGTACGGCGTACGCCGACGATCGAGGGCCCGGCCCCGGCTCCGACCCCGGCTCAAGCTCCGGAGGAACCCGCCCCCGAACCGCTCCCCACAGAGCCCACAGGCCCCACAGGCCCAACCGGCATGGGCGGCGGCCCCACCACTCCCGCAGGCCCCACACCCCCCGACCCCGAGAACGCGTCCTCCGAGGCGCCGCCCCAGGGCACTCCCGAAATCCCCTCCGCGGGAGCGGCCGGGAACAACTCGGTCCCCACAAGGCCCCGGTCCGCCCCGATGCCGCCGGGCGAACCGCTCGGCCCCGCCGTGCCGTCCGACCCGCGCCGGAACCGGACCTGGAGCCGGAACCGCAAGGGAGCCGTGGCCGTCGCGGGTGTGGTCGTCGCCGGTGTCGTAGCCGCCCTGGTGATCCCGGCGCTCGGCGGATCCCCGGACGACAAGGACAAGGCCTCTCCCCCCTCTTCCTCCTCCGCCACCACAGGCGGCACCCCGACCACCCCGCCCCCCACGGTCGCGGGCACCGCACGGCCGCCCACCCTCCCGGAGGGCTCCCGTACGGAGGCGGGCATGTACGCGTGGGTCCCGCCCGAGGGGTGGGAACGGGTGGTGCAGAGCGGCGCCGAGGTCCACTACACCTCCCCGGACCGCAAACAGGAGATCCTCGCCAACGCGGCTCCGGCCCGGGGCGACCTGATGGACCAGTGGACGAAGACGGAGAAGGACACCAGCAAGGGCCTCGACTACCAGCGGATCCGGCTGGAGGAGACCACGTTCCGCGACGCGCCCGCGGTCGTCTGGGAGTACACGGTCACGGCCAAGGGACTGCCCTGGCACGCCCGGCTGCTCGGCTTCAACGCGGACGGCAAGTACTACGAGATCACCACCTGGTACCGCCCGGAGATCGAGGACCGCGCACTTCCGGTCTACGAGGAGGTCAAGGACAGCTTCACGCCCCTGTGA
- a CDS encoding GNAT family N-acetyltransferase, with the protein MTTELRVLRPDDWDKWYGNLELAFGGVAESPEERSLWSDLTEHDRFVGAWDGDDCVGTAGAFTFRVTVPGGAAVQAAGVTMVSVSSTHRRRGVLRSMMRRQLDDVRSWGESLAVLTASEPVIYGRFGYGVATHQLRAEIDTSRVRLSVPEGTDDVRLRLVAPDAPAVRDACEAVYARHVAARPGMLERRPGWERLPLLDPESDRKGTSPLQCVLAERDGEVVGYARYFNKPDWDLAGPKGAVELRDLEALDPAAYAALWQHLFGIDLTSTVKAHSRPVDDAWQHLVSDVRRCDVSFRDSLYIRLVDVGAALEARTYQAPVDVVFEVEDAFCPWNEGRWRLTGDAKGASCARTADAADLSLSVRELGSAYLGGVSLASLAAAGRVRELRQGALAEASLGFSSAVAPWLPHGF; encoded by the coding sequence ATGACGACAGAACTACGCGTGCTGCGCCCGGACGACTGGGACAAGTGGTACGGGAACCTGGAGCTCGCGTTCGGCGGGGTCGCGGAATCCCCCGAGGAGAGGTCGCTGTGGAGCGACCTCACGGAACACGACCGGTTCGTCGGTGCCTGGGACGGCGACGACTGCGTGGGCACGGCCGGGGCGTTCACGTTCCGGGTCACCGTCCCGGGCGGCGCCGCCGTGCAGGCGGCCGGCGTCACGATGGTGAGCGTCTCCTCCACGCACCGCAGGCGCGGTGTGCTGCGGTCGATGATGCGGCGCCAGCTGGACGACGTACGGTCCTGGGGCGAGTCGCTCGCCGTGCTCACGGCATCCGAGCCCGTCATCTACGGCCGGTTCGGCTACGGCGTGGCGACACACCAACTGCGCGCCGAGATCGACACGTCCCGGGTGCGGCTGTCGGTGCCGGAGGGCACGGACGACGTACGGCTGCGGCTCGTGGCACCGGACGCGCCGGCCGTACGCGACGCCTGCGAGGCCGTGTACGCGCGTCACGTGGCCGCCCGGCCCGGGATGCTGGAGCGCAGGCCCGGCTGGGAGCGGCTGCCCCTGCTCGACCCGGAGAGCGACCGCAAGGGCACGTCGCCGCTGCAGTGCGTGCTCGCGGAGCGGGACGGCGAAGTCGTGGGCTACGCCCGGTACTTCAACAAGCCGGACTGGGACCTGGCCGGCCCCAAGGGCGCCGTCGAGCTGCGCGACCTGGAGGCGCTCGACCCGGCCGCGTACGCGGCGCTGTGGCAGCACCTCTTCGGTATCGACCTGACGTCGACGGTGAAGGCGCACAGCCGTCCCGTCGACGACGCCTGGCAGCATCTGGTCTCCGACGTCCGGCGGTGCGATGTGTCGTTCCGGGACTCGCTGTACATACGGCTCGTCGACGTAGGCGCGGCGCTGGAGGCGCGGACGTACCAGGCGCCGGTGGACGTCGTGTTCGAGGTCGAGGACGCCTTCTGCCCCTGGAACGAGGGGCGTTGGCGGCTCACGGGTGACGCGAAGGGAGCGTCCTGCGCGCGGACGGCCGACGCGGCCGATCTCTCCCTGTCCGTAAGGGAGTTGGGTTCGGCCTATCTCGGTGGCGTGTCCCTCGCCTCGCTCGCCGCGGCGGGGCGGGTGCGGGAGCTCCGCCAGGGCGCCCTCGCGGAGGCCTCGCTCGGCTTCTCCTCCGCCGTGGCCCCGTGGCTGCCGCACGGCTTCTGA
- a CDS encoding PP2C family protein-serine/threonine phosphatase, which produces MAAGRERRAEADTFTARLKKQVHRVRTGLRRSAVDYFRGDGSDWVALAGLLLTIPVIACLTLMNSVWCSPALLVLPIVAGGLLLRPSSLLGLYAAAATALIVESVKLGPYTEGPSRVTPGIVLVVAACGFFGLLIAQFRSRVGVPWRRGGTMLFDLRERIRVQSKLPKLPMGWHREMALRPAGGQSFSGDFVVAARTNGGRTLEVVLTDVSGKGMDAGSRALLLSGAFGGLLGSLPPHAFLPAANGYLLRQDWDEGFATSIHLVLDLDSGDYELFSAGHPPGLQLSAGSGRWEEKAAEGPLLGVYDGAQFDPVKGSLRPGDVLMLFTDGLVETSDRDIVEGIDRLTGEADRYVAGGFHGAAWHLIEAVAKDVNDDRALLLICREGATTGPATV; this is translated from the coding sequence ATGGCAGCAGGACGAGAGCGGCGCGCTGAAGCCGATACGTTCACGGCCCGGTTGAAGAAGCAGGTTCACCGGGTCCGCACCGGCCTGCGCAGATCCGCCGTCGACTACTTCCGCGGCGACGGATCCGACTGGGTCGCGCTCGCCGGTCTGCTGCTGACCATTCCCGTGATCGCCTGCCTCACACTCATGAACTCGGTCTGGTGCTCGCCGGCGCTGCTGGTCCTGCCGATCGTCGCCGGCGGACTGCTGCTGCGGCCGTCGAGTCTGCTCGGGCTGTACGCCGCGGCCGCCACCGCGCTGATCGTGGAGTCCGTGAAACTCGGGCCGTACACGGAGGGGCCATCCCGGGTGACGCCCGGGATCGTGCTGGTCGTGGCCGCGTGCGGGTTCTTCGGGCTGCTGATCGCCCAGTTCCGCAGCCGGGTGGGTGTGCCGTGGCGGCGGGGCGGGACCATGCTGTTCGACCTCCGCGAGCGGATCCGGGTGCAGAGCAAGTTGCCGAAGCTGCCGATGGGTTGGCATCGGGAGATGGCTCTGCGGCCGGCCGGCGGGCAGTCGTTCTCCGGCGACTTCGTCGTCGCTGCCCGTACGAACGGGGGCCGCACGCTCGAAGTGGTCCTGACGGACGTCTCCGGCAAGGGGATGGACGCGGGGTCGCGTGCGCTGCTGTTGTCCGGGGCGTTCGGGGGGCTGCTGGGCTCGCTTCCCCCGCACGCGTTCCTGCCCGCGGCGAACGGGTATCTGCTCCGGCAGGACTGGGACGAGGGGTTCGCCACGTCGATCCACTTGGTCCTGGACCTGGACTCGGGCGACTACGAACTGTTCTCCGCCGGGCATCCGCCGGGGCTTCAGCTCAGCGCGGGGAGTGGGCGCTGGGAGGAGAAGGCCGCGGAGGGGCCGTTGCTGGGGGTGTACGACGGGGCCCAGTTCGACCCGGTGAAGGGTTCGCTGCGGCCCGGGGATGTCCTGATGCTCTTCACGGACGGACTGGTCGAGACGTCCGACCGGGACATCGTCGAGGGCATCGACCGGCTGACCGGCGAAGCCGACCGGTATGTGGCCGGGGGCTTCCATGGCGCCGCCTGGCACCTCATCGAGGCGGTCGCGAAGGACGTGAACGACGACCGGGCGCTGTTGCTGATCTGCCGGGAGGGCGCGACGACGGGGCCGGCGACGGTCTGA